In a single window of the Phocoena sinus isolate mPhoSin1 chromosome 7, mPhoSin1.pri, whole genome shotgun sequence genome:
- the KCNJ13 gene encoding inward rectifier potassium channel 13 isoform X2 — MDGSNCKVIAPLLTQRYRRMVTKDGHSTLQMDGAQRGLAYLRDAWGILMDMRWRWMMLVFSASFVIHWLVFAVLWCLCGEDRPAKKSSFLNSLY; from the exons ATGGATGGCAGTAATTGCAAAGTTATTGCTCCTCTCCTAACTCAGAGATACCGGAGGATGGTCACCAAGGATGGCCACAGCACACTTCAAATGGATGGCGCTCAAAGAGGTCTTGCATATCTTCGAGATGCTTGGGGAATCCTAATGGACATGCGCTGGCGCTGGATGATGTTggttttttctgcttcttttgttATCCACTGGCTTGTCTTTGCAGTGCTCTG GTGCCTTTGTGGCGAAGATCGCCCGGCCAAAAAATCGAGCTTTCTCAATTCGCTTTACTGA
- the KCNJ13 gene encoding inward rectifier potassium channel 13 isoform X1 translates to MDGSNCKVIAPLLTQRYRRMVTKDGHSTLQMDGAQRGLAYLRDAWGILMDMRWRWMMLVFSASFVIHWLVFAVLWYVLAEMNGDLELDHDAPPENHTICVKYITSFTAAFSFSLETQLTIGYGTMFPSGDCPSAIALLAIQMLLGLMLEAFITGAFVAKIARPKNRAFSIRFTDLAVVAHIDGKPNLIFQVANTRPSPLTSVRVSAVLYQERENGELYQTSVDFHLDGISSEECPFFIFPLTYYHSIIPSSPLATLLQHENPPHFELVVFLSAMQEGTGEICQRRTSYLPSEIMLHHCFASLLTRGSKGEYQIKMENFDKTIPELPTPLVSKSPNRTDLDIHINGQSIDNFQISETGLTE, encoded by the exons ATGGATGGCAGTAATTGCAAAGTTATTGCTCCTCTCCTAACTCAGAGATACCGGAGGATGGTCACCAAGGATGGCCACAGCACACTTCAAATGGATGGCGCTCAAAGAGGTCTTGCATATCTTCGAGATGCTTGGGGAATCCTAATGGACATGCGCTGGCGCTGGATGATGTTggttttttctgcttcttttgttATCCACTGGCTTGTCTTTGCAGTGCTCTGGTATGTTCTAGCTGAGATGAATGGTGATCTGGAACTAGATCATGATGCCCCACCTGAAAACCACACTATCTGTGTCAAGTACATCACCAGTTTCACAGCTGCATTCTCCTTCTCCCTGGAGACACAACTCACAATTGGTTACGGTACCATGTTCCCCAGTGGTGACTGTCCTAGTGCAATCGCCCTACTTGCCATACAAATGCTCCTAGGCCTCATGCTAGAGGCCTTCATCACAG GTGCCTTTGTGGCGAAGATCGCCCGGCCAAAAAATCGAGCTTTCTCAATTCGCTTTACTGACTTAGCAGTAGTAGCTCACATAGATGGTAAACCTAATCTTATTTTCCAAGTGGCCAACACTCGACCTAGCCCTCTAACCAGTGTTCGGGTCTCAGCTGTACTCTATCAGGAAAGAGAAAACGGCGAACTCTACCAGACCAGTGTGGACTTCCACCTTGATGGCATCAGTTCTGAGGAATGTCCATTCTTTATCTTTCCACTAACCTACTATCACTCCATTATACCATCGAGTCCCCTGGCTACTCTGCTCCAGCATGAAAATCCTCCCCACTTTGAATTAGTTGTGTTCCTTTCAGCAATGCAGGAAGGCACTGGAGAAATATGCCAAAGAAGGACATCCTACCTACCCTCTGAGATCATGTTACATCACTGTTTTGCATCTCTGCTGACCCGAGGTTCCAAAGGTGAATATCAAATCAAGATGGAGAATTTTGATAAGACTATTCCTGAACTTCCAACACCTCTGGTCTCCAAGAGCCCAAACAGGACTGACCTGGACATCCACATCAATGGACAAAGCATTGACAATTTTCAGATCTCTGAAACAGGACTGACAGAGTAA